Part of the Candidatus Nealsonbacteria bacterium genome is shown below.
TTACCTCTTATTTTAACAAAAATTTTTATTGCTTTAATTGCCGGTTATGCCGTTGATTTTGCATTCAGGAAAACCAACAAAGAAACGTTGACGCACATTAAAGCTTTCGCCAAGGGTCTAGACGATGGAAGCCATCACCATGAATCAATTATGGAAGAAAAGGCTTGTTGCGGGCACAGCGCCAGCCCGTCGGCTAAAAAATTCAATCCTAAGGAAATTTTTTTTCATCCCATAATTCACACCGCAAAGATTTTTGTTTTTATTTTTATCATTTCATTATCGATAAACGTTATTATTTTTGAAATAGGGGAGGAAGCGTTGGGTAAGTTTTTTTTAACTCATAGTATTTTACAGCCGTTTATATCGGCGCTGGCCGGGCTTATTCCGAATTGCGCGGCTTCGGTTGTTATAACGGAGCTGTATCTTAAGGGAGCAATTACCTATGGTTCCGTTATCTCCGGGCTTTGCGCAAGCGGTGGATTGGGAATTTTAGTTTTATTTAAAGAGGAAAAAGATAAAAAAAATATATTTAAAGTTTTATTTTTGCTTTTCGGAATAAGCGTTACTGCGGGATTAATAATTCAATATTTTTTCTGAATTTAACAATTCTGATTTAAGCCTAAAACAAAAGAAAGCGTTTTTTTTCGCTTTCTTTTTTTTGATAATTTTTATTCTTTATCTATTCTTCTGATGTATTCGCCATTTTGGGTATTTACTTCAATGGTGTCTCCTTGTTCTACAAATAAAGGGACGTTTATCGGAGTTTTAGTCTCCAGTATAGCTATTTTAGTGCCGGCTTGGGCCCTTTCTCCTTTAACTCCGGGCGGGGCTTCCGTGATTTTTAAAAAGATTTTTATCGGCAGCAAAACGTTAACCACTTTATTTTCAAAAACAAGGCCTTCTAATATTTGATTTGATTTAAAAAATTTGGCTTGGCTGCCTATCTGCTGGCCGGTCAAGCTGAATCTTTTTGAAGGGTCGTTTTTTTCGCAAAAGAAAAATTGGTCCTTATGGAAATATAAAAACTTGACGTCTATTTTTGTCATCTCGGCTTCTTCGGCGGTGTCTCCCTGGTGGAAATTTTTATCTAAAACGTTTCCGGTAATTAAATTTTTAATCCGGGCCTGAATCACAACTCTTCTTTGGGCTTTTTTCATCGGCTGGGACTCTAAAATTTCATAGGGCTCTCCGTCAATAATAATTTTTGCTCCTCCTCTGAAATCAGTATGTGTTAGCATGGTTTTTTTATTTTAATATTTTACCGATGAAATTCATGTTTCCTTTTAAGAAATCCTTGGCCGTCATTTTTTTCTTTCCCTCAAACTGCAATTCTTCTATTATCAGATAATCTTTTTTGCATTGAACGGCAATTTGTTCGTTAGTTGCCAAATAAGTCTTTCCAATGGGACCCTGAGGGCCCACTTTTGTTTGTTCTAATGCGGATGCTTTTAAAACTTTCATGATTTTATCATCAATTTTGCAAAAGCTGCCCGGCCAAGGATGAAAAGCTCTTATTTGTTTTTCAAGATATTCGGCCGGTTTTGACCAGTCAATCTTGCCGTCTTCTTTTTTGATGATTTTGGTATAAGTTGCCTCTTTTTCGTTTTGTTTTTGAGGTTTTATTTTATTTTTTATCCATTTCGGGATTATTTTAACCGCCAAATCAGCTCCCAATTCCGCCAGTTTTTTTTCCAGTTCTTCCGGAAAGATTTTTTGATTTTCAATTTTAATTTTTAATTGGTCCAAAATCGGACCTTCGTCCATTTTTTCCGTCATTAAAATTAAAGTAACCCCGGTTTCCTTGTCTCCGTTTAAAACCGTAAATTGAAGAGGGGA
Proteins encoded:
- a CDS encoding arsenic efflux protein; the encoded protein is MFQVFSDAITDTVKMIPLLLVIYIAIELIEYKFGNKIREKIQKAGALGPAVGSTVGSFPQCGFSVVVTALYTQRLVTIGTLLAVYLSTSDEAIPIILSQPDRANIILPLILTKIFIALIAGYAVDFAFRKTNKETLTHIKAFAKGLDDGSHHHESIMEEKACCGHSASPSAKKFNPKEIFFHPIIHTAKIFVFIFIISLSINVIIFEIGEEALGKFFLTHSILQPFISALAGLIPNCAASVVITELYLKGAITYGSVISGLCASGGLGILVLFKEEKDKKNIFKVLFLLFGISVTAGLIIQYFF
- the fmt gene encoding methionyl-tRNA formyltransferase, which produces MKIIFIGTPNFGAIVLEKLLKNKMEPVLVVTKPDKPIGRKKVITPPPVKILAKKYKIPFLQPDKIENIQRELEKINPDLILVAAYGKIIPKKILQIPKHGCLNVHPSLLPKHRGASPLQFTVLNGDKETGVTLILMTEKMDEGPILDQLKIKIENQKIFPEELEKKLAELGADLAVKIIPKWIKNKIKPQKQNEKEATYTKIIKKEDGKIDWSKPAEYLEKQIRAFHPWPGSFCKIDDKIMKVLKASALEQTKVGPQGPIGKTYLATNEQIAVQCKKDYLIIEELQFEGKKKMTAKDFLKGNMNFIGKILK